CTGCCCGTAGGTTGTGCCCGTCACGACCACGTTGCCCGCGTTGTCCACGGCTAAGTCGGCTGCCAGGTCGTCGCTGCTCGGGGTCTGCCCCCCGGCTTCGCTGGTGTAGCGGACGGCCCAGAGCTGCTCGCCGCTGGCTCCGTCATACTTGACGGTGGCGTAATCGTAGCCGGTGCTCGCCGTGCCGTAGGAATAACCCGTCACGTAGACGTTGCCGGCTACGTCCATGCGGAGGCGGACCGGCACGTCATCGCCGCCGCCGCTGGGGCCGTTGTAGCGGGCTTCCCAGAGCAGCTGGCCGGTGGGGGAATATTTAACGGTGGCGTAGTCGTAGCCGCCGCGGGGGCTGAAGGAGTAACCCGTTACATAGACATTGCCGGCCACATCAGCCGCCAGGACGTCCGTGGCCCCGTGATACCCCTGGGCATTGCTGTCGTCGAAGCGCGCCACCCATTGTTCGCTGACGGGGCCCTCGGCCAGGGCGCGAACCTCGGCCGGTGGGGTAGCAGCCGGGGTACTCGGGCGGACGGGCGGACGGACTGGTCCCATCGGGCGTGCTCGGTCAACTGTTCTGCTAGCGGTCGGCAAGGCATGGCGCAACGCGGGCGCCCCCAGAGGCAGCAGGGGCTGGGGGAGCGGCGAGAAGCGCTGCGGGGCGCGGTCAGGAGGGGAGTTGAGGCGATCCTGGGCCTGCGCTGCCGGCACGTGCAGCAGTAAGCCGGCCGCTAACGGCAGCCAACGAGTATACCGTTGTTTCATAGAAAAGGGGAATAAGGAAGTAACGACTGGCAGGCAATGGCTGCCGGCGGGGAAACGCACGGACAGCCGCTGATTCTGGGGCAAGCACCGCAAAAATGCAATAATTTCACAAGTAAGCACCACAAACATGCCCCAGTAGTGAAGCGACTTAACTGAAGAATAACGTGGACTTCGCAGCAAGAAGCCATCCCGTGGTAGCAGCTTAGGGTGAAAGCAGGAGGCTATACTTTGCCTGATCTCTCATAACAAGTGGAATCTGGTACCTGGCGCTAGCTAATTGCTAGGCGTTCACCGAAAGGAGCGTTAAACTTGCTTTACACTGCTCCTGCCTCGCCACTCCGTTATATGCCCAGCTACGCTCCTAAACGCTTTCGACGATGGGCCATCTAGGGGAGCCCTGCCGCGCGCTACGCTCCCCGTTCGGCTTACTGACAACGTGCCCTAAAGCAATTCAGTAAGTGCTTGGCGTGTAGAGCCGCTCTGTTGTAAGAAGAAATCCTCAAACCACACCCATGAATGAGCGCAACGATTCTCGCAATTTGCACGCGCCGAATGAACCTCCGCGGTCTGCGCTGCCCGCCGTCGTGTTTATGGTCGTCTGCTCCCCCATCTGGCTTGCGCCGCAACTGCTGCCGGTTCCCCATCCCGCGGTCCTCGTCGTCGCCCTGCTGTTGCTGACCTTCCTTTTCTTGCGGCGCGAGAATCGTTCCCTCGCGGTGCTCGGCCTCAATGCCTCGTGGCTCCGGATGGGTCAGTTGCTGGCCGGGCTCATCGGGGGAGCATTGCTCATGCTGGTCGTCGCGCTGTGCATCAACGTGTCCCTTCCGTTGCCCTGGGCGTATAACCCCTTGTTTTCCCCCACGGCGGCAGTACTGTCTCTTGTGGCATTGCTGTGGGGGAACGCCGTGGAGGAACTCGTTTTTCGTGGGTACAGTTTCGAGCGGCTAATCGCCAGCATTGGCCACTGGAAAGCGCAACTGGTGACGGCCCTACTCTTCGCCCTGTTTCACCTGGTGCAGGGGTGGCCCTGGCAGGTTGCGCTGGTCGGGACAACGGTTGGCTCGTTGCTCTTCGGGTTGGTCGTTGCCCGCTGGCGGAGCGTCCCCGCCGCGATTGGAGTACATGCCGCTCTCAATTGGACCACTGGGTTGCTGCTCCAAGACCCGCCAAATGCGAAGACCCTTTTTGCACCCCTCTCACCCCGCCCCTGGACCACCACCGAGGTGATGATGGCAGGCGCGATTTCCAGTGGGGTGCTGCTCAGTGCTTGTGTCGTCTTGTGGAGACAATACCTGCGTTCTACTGAGGCAGCACGTGCCGAGGTCGCCTGCAACGTTCCCGCTGAGCAAGACCAAGTCGAGCCCTATGAGCCATAGGCCGAGGCGCGAAGACAGGGAGGCCTAATGGTTCGAGAAAACGGTAATTTAAGCTGTCCGAGAAGCAACTTTATGTTAACTACGATTTCAAGAAACAAAAGGAAAAAAAGCCGCCTGCTACCTTGCCCAAAATCCTATTTGCCTACTAGCAAGCAACAGGCTGTTAATGGAAAACATAATCGACTATTCGTGACGAGACGCTAGCTGTTCAATCAGTTCTCCTATCTCGGCTGCCCAATCAGCAAGTGACATTGGAATGCAGGTCTCCGCAATAGCAGGTTGCGTGTCGTTTGGTGCGAAACCCCTCTGCTACGTGCTCACCGCACATTTTACCTGCTATAAACGCACACGTTTACAGCCTGTAGTAAGCCTTTAAGCCGCCTCGTTAAGTCGTGATAGCTTGTTTGTAGCCGCCAGGAGGAGGCTACGCCGGGAGGTGCACGGTAACGGTGGTGCCCACGCCCGCCTGGCTTTCCACGGCAATGGTGCCGCCGGCATTGTCCACGATTTTCTTGACCATGTACAGGCCCAGGCCGGAGCCCTCGACGTGGGTATGCAAGCGCTGAAACATCCCAAAGAGCTTGGGAAGCTGCGCCTCGCTCAGGCCCAAGCCGTTATCCTGTACTTCCAGCACGGCGCTGCCGCGGCCGGGCCGGCAGTGCAGCCGTACGTGCGGGGCGCGGTCGGGATGGCGGTACTTGACGGCGTTGCTGAGCAAGTTATAGATGACGGAACGCAGGTTTTTGGGCGAAAAGGAGAGGGTGGGGCAGGCACTGACCGCCACTTCCAGACGGGCTCCGGCCGCGGCCAGCTGAGGGGCCAGGTCCAGGCGCACGGCCTCGACGAGCTCGGCCACGTCCACGGGTTCGGGCGGCTGAGCGTGGGCCTGCTGGAGGCGGGTCAGGTCGGTGAGCTGGGCGATGGTGAGCTGAAAGCGCTCGACGGCATTCTGCATCAGCTCCAGTAGCTGCGGCACGACGGCCGCGCCCGGACCGCCTTCGGGCAGGTGCTCGCGCAGCTCAATCAACAGGCCTTCAATGTTGCTGATGGGAGCCTTCAGGTCGTGGGAGGCCGTGTAGATGAAGTTGTCCAGGTCCGCGTTGGTGCGCCGCAGCTGCTCGTTGGCCAGCTTGAGGTCGGTGACGTCCACGGCCGTGTTCAACAGGCCGTACACCTGGCCTTCGGCGTCGCGTAGCGGGATGAAGCTGTAATTATAGCAGAAGGTTTGCGGCGTGCCCTGCATGACCACTTCGAGTTGTTGGTCGCGCAGGTGCAGGGCCTGCCCCGTCGCCAGGACCTGGTGCATTTGCTCGATGACGCCATAACTTTCCATTTCGGGCACCACGTCGATATAGCGCTGGCCGATAACATCCGGTCCCTTGCCCAGGCCGTCGAGCATGGCCTGGTTGGCCAAGTGAAAGCGCAGCTCGGGTCCGACGTACAGGCCCATCAGAAACGGGGCGTTGTCCACCAACGTGCGCACTTGCTGCTCGCTGGCTTCCACCAGGCGGTGGGCCTGGACCTGCTCGGTGACTTCGAAGCCGAACACGAGCACGCCGTCCACCCGGCCCTGCTCGTCGTAGCGCGGCTGCTGGACGTAGTTGAAGTAGCGGTCCTCCAGCACCCCGTCGGTGGTGCGCGCCAGGGGGGTGTGCAGGGCCTGCTGCGCGTTGGTTTCGCCGGAATCAAATACCCGCCGCATGGTGTGGTAGGCGGCGTGGTCGGTCAGCTCGGGCAGGGCTTCGAGCAATGGTTTGCCCAGCAGCTGGCGCTCGGGGAAGAACTGCTGGTAGATGGGATTGACCAGTTCGAAAACCAAGTCCGGCCCGCCGAGGATGCAGATGGCCGCCGGCGCCTGCATAAACAGGCGCTCCAAGCGCTGACCTTGTTCTTGGATTTGGCGGG
The Hymenobacter tibetensis genome window above contains:
- a CDS encoding CPBP family intramembrane glutamic endopeptidase gives rise to the protein MNERNDSRNLHAPNEPPRSALPAVVFMVVCSPIWLAPQLLPVPHPAVLVVALLLLTFLFLRRENRSLAVLGLNASWLRMGQLLAGLIGGALLMLVVALCINVSLPLPWAYNPLFSPTAAVLSLVALLWGNAVEELVFRGYSFERLIASIGHWKAQLVTALLFALFHLVQGWPWQVALVGTTVGSLLFGLVVARWRSVPAAIGVHAALNWTTGLLLQDPPNAKTLFAPLSPRPWTTTEVMMAGAISSGVLLSACVVLWRQYLRSTEAARAEVACNVPAEQDQVEPYEP
- a CDS encoding PAS domain-containing sensor histidine kinase codes for the protein MPLSLLPDDPAHIAAILGALPGNFLLLLPDAPTYTIVAMSAELLAQTGREAAQVVGQSVFVAYPENEAESTNSGPAQMRTALEATLRDHQPHELPLVRYDVPAPDGRFEERYWSGRSKPVLDAQGEVLYLLFTSLDLTTQQRAEREQQAREQAEQRAHELEARVQERTRQIQEQGQRLERLFMQAPAAICILGGPDLVFELVNPIYQQFFPERQLLGKPLLEALPELTDHAAYHTMRRVFDSGETNAQQALHTPLARTTDGVLEDRYFNYVQQPRYDEQGRVDGVLVFGFEVTEQVQAHRLVEASEQQVRTLVDNAPFLMGLYVGPELRFHLANQAMLDGLGKGPDVIGQRYIDVVPEMESYGVIEQMHQVLATGQALHLRDQQLEVVMQGTPQTFCYNYSFIPLRDAEGQVYGLLNTAVDVTDLKLANEQLRRTNADLDNFIYTASHDLKAPISNIEGLLIELREHLPEGGPGAAVVPQLLELMQNAVERFQLTIAQLTDLTRLQQAHAQPPEPVDVAELVEAVRLDLAPQLAAAGARLEVAVSACPTLSFSPKNLRSVIYNLLSNAVKYRHPDRAPHVRLHCRPGRGSAVLEVQDNGLGLSEAQLPKLFGMFQRLHTHVEGSGLGLYMVKKIVDNAGGTIAVESQAGVGTTVTVHLPA